The nucleotide window AGGTGAGCTGGTTGAGGTTGTTGCCGACTCCGCCGAGCTGTCTGTTGGTGGCCAGTAGCGCCTTGACCATGGCGCGGTAGTCGGCGACCGCGGCCGATGGGTCCTCGGTGCGGGCGGCGGCCAGGGATGCCTCGGCGACGTAACCGCCGATCGGCATACGGCTGATGTCGGCGGCGCGTGCGAGTTCGGCGAACTCGCTGTCGCTGTAGCGGGGATGGACGCGGCGCTCACGCAGACGCTGCTGACGCATTCGGCGACGCGGAGCGGACGGCTGCACGGGGTGCGACGACGACGTGGTCTCGCCCCCTGTCTCGGTCGGTCCCCCCGGGCCGGCAGACTCCGGCGCCCCTGCGCCGGATGCCTCCGTCTCCCCCGGGGCGGGGGCCGGGTAAGGACTCCTTACCCGACAACTTGCTGCGCGGTTGTCCGGGGCGGTGGGGGTCTCCTGCCGGTTGGTGACTTCGTGGTGTCGGTCGTGCACGTGTGGTTCTCCGAGGGTGTGGT belongs to Streptomyces graminofaciens and includes:
- a CDS encoding plasmid mobilization protein; the encoded protein is MRQQRLRERRVHPRYSDSEFAELARAADISRMPIGGYVAEASLAAARTEDPSAAVADYRAMVKALLATNRQLGGVGNNLNQLTWHLHKDGAWPQPDTVLRLLARIEAAIAAVDTAVAQVVEGR